From one Phocaeicola salanitronis DSM 18170 genomic stretch:
- a CDS encoding PaaI family thioesterase: MMQIEPGKPYEPKEAIARHLGIRLVEIKEGYIKATMPVDEHTARPCTPTDILNGGASLACAEIVSGYGSIVLCKDDEEPVGIQVSANHVGMTPVGEGRYVEARATIVHRGRTQHVWNVDIVTPEGKLISTARITNLIIKKRV, from the coding sequence ATGATGCAAATAGAACCCGGAAAACCATACGAGCCGAAAGAAGCCATCGCACGTCACCTCGGCATCCGGCTGGTGGAAATCAAAGAAGGATACATCAAGGCGACCATGCCCGTCGACGAGCATACGGCACGCCCCTGCACGCCGACCGACATCCTGAACGGCGGAGCCTCGCTGGCATGCGCCGAAATCGTAAGCGGCTACGGGTCGATTGTCCTGTGCAAGGACGACGAAGAGCCTGTAGGCATACAGGTGAGCGCCAACCACGTGGGCATGACTCCCGTAGGGGAAGGGCGGTATGTAGAAGCCCGCGCCACCATCGTGCACCGCGGACGCACCCAGCATGTATGGAACGTGGACATCGTTACGCCGGAAGGCAAACTGATATCCACCGCCCGCATCACCAACCTGATTATAAAGAAACGCGTATGA